The Spirochaetaceae bacterium sequence CGGTAAAATTGATGTGGTGGCTGTAGTTGATGTTACAACCGATGCCGATTATTTTGCCTATCAGTTAAAATGGGATTCGACACAAGGGCAAATGAAAGCAAAATTTGAAACTAAAAAAAGTAACGATGGCCAAAAGGCTAACGATGTTTTAGTAGTAAATGGCCACGAAATTTTATGTGTGCCTGCCGAGCGCGAACTTAAAAATTTACCTTGGGGCCGCTTAGGGGTAGAATATGTTATCGAAGCCAGCGGTATCTTTAACAGTGATGAGGCCGCTAAAGGCCATCTTGAAGCCGGCGCTAAAAAAGTTATCTTAACGGCGCCCGGTAAAGGGAATGTTAAAACTTTAGTAATGGGTGTAAACCACGAACAATATGAAAGCGCTACCCACCACATTGTAAGCAACGCCAGCTGTACCACCAACTGTTTAGCGCCTGTAGTGCACGTGCTTTTAAAAGAAGGTATTGGTATTGAAACCGGTTTAATGACTACTATCCACGCTTATACAGCTACCCAAAAAACCGTTGACGGGCCAAGTAAAAAAGATTGGCGCGGCGGCCGGGCAGCGGCTATTAATATTATTCCTAGCAGCACTGGGGCTGCCAAAGCTGTGGGCGAGGTTTTACCGGAAACCAAAGGCAAGTTAACCGGTATGTCGTTTAGAGTACCTGTAGCTACCGTTAGTGTGGTAGATTTAACTTTTAGGGCCGCTAAAAATACCAGTATCGAAAAAATTGACGGCAGCTTAAAGAAGGCTAGCCGCACGTACTTAAAAAATATTTTAGGTTATACCGAAGAAGAATTGGTATCGAGCGATTTTATCCACGATAGCCGCAGCTCTATTTACGATGGTTTGGCTACTATGCAAAATAATTTACCAAACGAAAAAAGATTTTTTAAGATTGTAACTTGGTACGATAATGAATGGGGCTACAGCAACCGTGTTATCGACTTAGTAAAATATATGGCCGAAAAAGATGGTAAATGGTAATTAAAGAGGCCTTTACCTACTTGACTTTTTAATGGTTATAGGTTTATACTAGCAACAGGTTGTAAACTTTGTTATTCATAATTCTGGCAAAAGGTAACTTTTGCCAGACTCCTAAAGTTAAGTAACCGTAAAGCGGGCGTGGTGGAATGGTAGACACGCCAGTCTTAGAAACTGGTGCTTACGCGTGAAAGTTCAAGTCTTTTCGCCCGCATAAAGGCTTACATTAAAAATGTAAGCTTTTTTTATTATCCTCTTTATTAAAGTTGTAAAGCTGATTGTATTTTAATAAAAGCCGCCAAGTTTAATGGTTAAGGTTGGCTGGTTACGGCGTATGTTCCAAAAAATGCCTACATCAATCATATAAGGGTTAAAATCGATAGCTAAGCGGTAGCCCACACTTTGGTAAAAATTTTGATAATTAAGGTTAATAATGTGTTGTTCATCAACAAAAGCTCCGCTCCACTCTATTATATTATGCATACGTAAAAACATGGTATGTTGTAAAGCGGCATTAAAACGCAATAAAGACCGGCCAGTTACCTCGCCGCGGCTGTAACCTAAAAAAGCCGAGTGGTTGTCAAGGTCGTACAAGCCGCCTAAATTAAAATAACTAACGTAAGGTATATTGTCGCCGGTAACTAAACCTAATTTTAACCCTAAATGTAAACTTAAAAATGAAGTAAGAGGATTGGCTATTTTAGCGCTGGTTTCTAGGCGGTAAAAAAAATTTTCTGCAAATAATCCGGCTTCGTTGATAATGGCTACTTTTAAGCCAAAGCTAGGGTAGCGGGGGTGGTTTAAATTATTAAAAATAAATTCTTGCCTAAGAGCATTAAAGTGCTCGCTGGCCGGTACACCTTCGATAGGTGTGTCTCGGGTCGTCATATAGTGGTAACGGTAACCAAATGTTAAATAGTAAGAGTTATCTACAACAAAGGCTGTGGCCACGGTAAAGTGATAGTTGTTAGGCCCCATAACTTGTCCGTTTTGTTTAGCCGGGTATTCAAAAAAGCCATTTAAGTTATCATAAAGCGACCAATCAAATAAAAAATTAAAAAAAAGTGAGTTATGCGGAAAAAATTTTAAAAAACCGGCATTCCATAATCCATCGTTAATAGTTAAAATATTTTGTAAATATAAAGGAAAACGGTTAATATTTCTGTAGCTAAAACCTAACTGCATACGGGCGCCAAAATCGCTGTCAAAACCGATACCGGCGCCGGCCTCAAAGCCAACATGGGGGATAATATGGTAATAAAGAGTTGTACCGCTAAAATGAAAGTGCATACTTTTAGCAAATAAATTAAAACCATATTCGTGGCCCATTGCCCGTGCTTGTTCGCGGGTAACATAGCGGGTGCTCTCAAGGGTTATTTCTTGATGGTAAGGCTGTTCATCTAAATCGCTAATAATGACAATCCGTTCGATAGGCACAGCTTCACGGGTATTCCGACTTTGCCGCTGTAGCTGCGGGTCGGCAAGGGGTAGAAGCTGGTCAAGTTGCTGACGAGCAGCTTCTTCACCTAATGCCATCAATATTTCGGCATCGTTAAAACTATAAATTTGAAAGCCTGCTAACTTAGGGTTGATAATAATATGGCTCATACTGCGTGCCATATTATCAAAATGAATTCTGTCTTGTAAAGTTATATTAAGCATAGACAATAAATTAACGCTGAAAAAATCATCGTCATTTTCTTGGGTTAAATCGATGGTGATAATAATGTCTACCCCAAAATCGACGGCCTCTTGTACCGGTAAGTTGTTAATAATGCCGCCATCAAATAAGGGCCGGCCGTTAAAAAAGACGGGGGTAAAAACGGCCGGGATAGCCATACTGGCGCGTATCGAGCGGCTAAGCGAGCCGTTTTCAAAAACCACTTTACGGTGCAAAACCGGGTCGTACGAGGTAGCTCTAAAAGGGATAGGCAGCTCATCAAAGTGGTTATAGTGGCCGGCATCCCAAAAGAGCTGGTCTAAAAAATTATTTAAAACAAAGCCGGTAATGAGGCCGGAAAAACTATTAACAATACCCTGATTACTTATCATCGGGTTCCACGGGTTTAGTTTGGCACGCGGGGCCGTATAACGCCACTTTTCGTGGTCGTTCATTAAAGCAAAAAGATTAGCCTCGCGCAATATATAAGCCATCTCATCGGCGCTATAACCTAAGGCCAAAAGACCGCCAATGATGGCCCCCATACTGGTGCCGGCTATCATATCTATAGGTATATTGTATTCTTGTAATACTTTAATTACTCCGATATGGGCTAACCCTAAAGCGCCGCCGCCGCCGAGTACTAAGCCAACGGTTGGCCTCTGGGCAGCTACGGGGTTAATTAAAGTTAATAGTAAAAGCAAAATTAAAGCTAGCTTTTTAAACATACTTTAAAAATAGCTAGCTTTATTCTATTTGGTTAAAGGCCTATAGCCATAAAAATATTTTTTATTTAAAGGTTAATGGCATAGCCTATACGCAAACTAATAGCATCACTAAAGATAGACAAAGCAAAGGTATCGTTGTGGCCGCTAAGGTGCAGGCTCCATGAGCTACGTAATCCAATAGTAAACATACCATCAATTAGCGGAACATCGGCGCCAAACTCAGCTATTAAGTTAAGGGCCCAGCCGCCGTGCTCATGAATAATGTAACCTAAGCCAATACCTGCTCCAGAATAAAGTATACCGCCGGTATAGTCGCCAAAATATTTTAATAAAAAATCTAAGCCAAGAATAGTGGCGTGCCGAGAGACATCAACGATAGAGTCGGTTGTGGTAGAGGCGCTATAACTATAACGTAAATGAGCTACACTTAGTTGGGGTGTAAAAGCAACACTATTATTAAAACGAAAATTAAAGAAAATATCACCGCCAAAGGCTGGCCCTATCCCTATAATGTCGTTATCTATCAAATTGTCATCAAAACTTTCGCCCGAAAAAAGACCAAGCCCAGCTCCCGCTCTGGCTCCTACAGAGGTAACGATACCTCCAAAGTTTTGGGCATGGCTTGTAGCAGCTAATAAAAATAAAATAAAAATAAATAATTTTTTCACAAGAAATCTCCTTTTTAATTAAAAAGATAAGAATTAAGAATTAAAAAAGTAAAATAGTTACAATTAATTATTAATCCTTAATTTACTTGGCATACTCTATTACCCGGCTTTCGCG is a genomic window containing:
- a CDS encoding patatin-like phospholipase family protein, producing the protein MFKKLALILLLLLTLINPVAAQRPTVGLVLGGGGALGLAHIGVIKVLQEYNIPIDMIAGTSMGAIIGGLLALGYSADEMAYILREANLFALMNDHEKWRYTAPRAKLNPWNPMISNQGIVNSFSGLITGFVLNNFLDQLFWDAGHYNHFDELPIPFRATSYDPVLHRKVVFENGSLSRSIRASMAIPAVFTPVFFNGRPLFDGGIINNLPVQEAVDFGVDIIITIDLTQENDDDFFSVNLLSMLNITLQDRIHFDNMARSMSHIIINPKLAGFQIYSFNDAEILMALGEEAARQQLDQLLPLADPQLQRQSRNTREAVPIERIVIISDLDEQPYHQEITLESTRYVTREQARAMGHEYGFNLFAKSMHFHFSGTTLYYHIIPHVGFEAGAGIGFDSDFGARMQLGFSYRNINRFPLYLQNILTINDGLWNAGFLKFFPHNSLFFNFLFDWSLYDNLNGFFEYPAKQNGQVMGPNNYHFTVATAFVVDNSYYLTFGYRYHYMTTRDTPIEGVPASEHFNALRQEFIFNNLNHPRYPSFGLKVAIINEAGLFAENFFYRLETSAKIANPLTSFLSLHLGLKLGLVTGDNIPYVSYFNLGGLYDLDNHSAFLGYSRGEVTGRSLLRFNAALQHTMFLRMHNIIEWSGAFVDEQHIINLNYQNFYQSVGYRLAIDFNPYMIDVGIFWNIRRNQPTLTIKLGGFY
- the gap gene encoding type I glyceraldehyde-3-phosphate dehydrogenase, producing the protein MKVAINGFGRIGRLVFQSLVHQKMLGKGPGKIDVVAVVDVTTDADYFAYQLKWDSTQGQMKAKFETKKSNDGQKANDVLVVNGHEILCVPAERELKNLPWGRLGVEYVIEASGIFNSDEAAKGHLEAGAKKVILTAPGKGNVKTLVMGVNHEQYESATHHIVSNASCTTNCLAPVVHVLLKEGIGIETGLMTTIHAYTATQKTVDGPSKKDWRGGRAAAINIIPSSTGAAKAVGEVLPETKGKLTGMSFRVPVATVSVVDLTFRAAKNTSIEKIDGSLKKASRTYLKNILGYTEEELVSSDFIHDSRSSIYDGLATMQNNLPNEKRFFKIVTWYDNEWGYSNRVIDLVKYMAEKDGKW